The following coding sequences are from one Rutidosis leptorrhynchoides isolate AG116_Rl617_1_P2 chromosome 11, CSIRO_AGI_Rlap_v1, whole genome shotgun sequence window:
- the LOC139875285 gene encoding uncharacterized protein has protein sequence MIIRLNSNKNLQFPFPSIRYILRHLCSDFNLLYKCNSRITNYFKHGDVKSAVNEFIKMPMKNTVTWNCMISGYVKNEMISDARKVFDEMPSRNVVSWTAMLNGYAKCGRLDEARGLFDAMTEKNVVCWNTMLSGYVKNRKIDDAKALFYEMPQKNSVSLATIIEGCFCHGLVEVAEKLFNDSHFEDALICNAMLDGYVKIGDLESSWKLFKKMTQRDVVSWTTVIRGFTKFGKMEKAKKLFYEMPKKDVIVWTVMIQGYLQNNQLEEGRKLFDEMPQRDVVSWNSMIDGYVKNGRLQEGLDLFYKMPKRNVVSWNTILQGYVQEQDMVKARIFFSKIPIKDQTTWNIMICGYQNDEALDFYSQMMHNEIKPNEVTFTGLISVCGSHALHGWGKAMHLCVIKYAYDNDSIVVSSLISMYSKCGFIGDANLVFETSKRKDTVSFNALIVGKAYHGSAVKALKLFSSMVESGCQPDHLTFLGLLTCCAHSGMVKESWDLFKSMEKKWNLNPTAEHYACMIDVLGRTGMLTEAYELVKRLPVEIPSYTWETLLSCCKVHENFELSELVARKLSGIRDLDAGMCVLRSNIYAARGMFEDAANVRTLLANRGVKKDLACSWIELKGHVYRFVYNDRSHIQLEELHKMLGSLSATMEIFG, from the coding sequence ATGATTATTCGACTCAATTCAAACAAAAATCTACAATTCCCATTTCCAAGCATTCGCTACATTTTGCGTCATTTGTGCTCAGATTTCAACCTTTTGTATAAATGTAATTCAAGAATTACAAACTATTTCAAACATGGCGATGTCAAATCTGCTGTTAATGAATTTATTAAGATGCCAATGAAGAATACTGTGACGTGGAATTGTATGATATCTGGGTATGTCAAAAACGAGATGATATCTGATGCACGCAAAGTGTTCGATGAAATGCCAAGCAGAAATGTTGTTTCCTGGACAGCGATGTTAAATGGTTATGCTAAGTGTGGGAGATTGGATGAAGCCAGGGGTTTGTTTGATGCTATGACTGAGAAGAATGTGGTCTGTTGGAACACTATGTTGTCGGGGTACGTAAAGAATAGGAAAATCGATGACGCGAAAGCATTGTTTTATGAAATGCCACAAAAGAATTCGGTGTCATTGGCAACTATTATTGAAGGGTGTTTTTGTCATGGGCTTGTAGAGGTAGCTGAAAAGTTGTTTAATGACTCTCATTTTGAGGATGCTTTGATTTGTAATGCGATGTTAGATGGTTATGTTAAGATCGGTGATCTTGAATCATCGTGGAAGCTTTTTAAGAAAATGACTCAGCGTGATGTGGTGTCATGGACAACTGTAATTCGTGGTTTTACGAAATTCGGGAAGATGGAGAAAGCTAAGAAGTTGTTTTATGAAATGCCTAAAAAAGATGTAATCGTGTGGACTGTAATGATTCAAGGGTATCTACAAAACAATCAATTAGAAGAGGGTCGGAaactgtttgatgaaatgcctcaacgagACGTAGTTTCTTGGAACTCGATGATCGATGGGTATGTTAAAAACGGAAGGTTACAAGAAGGTCTTGATCTTTTTTATAAAATGCCGAAACGTAATGTAGTGTCATGGAATACGATTCTTCAGGGTTATGTGCAGGAACAAGATATGGTGAAAGCTCGAATCTTTTTTAGCAAGATTCCTATCAAAGATCAAACCACATGGAATATAATGATTTGTGGGTATCAAAACGACGAGGCTTTGGATTTTTACTCACAAATGATGCATAACGAAATTAAACCAAATGAGGTAACTTTTACTGGTTTGATATCCGTTTGTGGGTCCCATGCTCTACATGGTTGGGGGAAAGCGATGCACTTGTGCGTGATTAAATACGCTTACGATAATGATTCGATAGTTGTGAGTTCATTGATATCGATGTACTCTAAATGTGGTTTTATAGGTGACGCTAATTTAGTATTCGAAACCTCAAAACGCAAAGATACAGTTTCTTTTAACGCTTTGATAGTGGGAAAAGCGTATCATGGTTCTGCTGTAAAAGCCCTAAAACTATTTTCTTCCATGGTCGAATCTGGATGTCAACCCGACCATTTGACTTTTTTAGGTCTACTAACGTGTTGTGCTCATTCGGGTATGGTTAAAGAGAGCTGGGATTTATTCAAATCAATGGAAAAAAAGTGGAATTTAAACCCAACTGCTGAACATTACGCGTGCATGATCGATGTTCTTGGTAGAACAGGGATGTTAACCGAAGCGTACGAATTGGTAAAACGTTTACCAGTTGAAATTCCATCGTATACATGGGAAACATTACTAAGTTGTTGTAAAGTTCATGAGAATTTTGAATTAAGTGAACTCGTTGCACGTAAACTTTCTGGTATTCGGGATTTGGATGCCGGGATGTGTGTTCTTCGTTCAAATATATACGCTGCAAGAGGTATGTTCGAAGATGCAGCTAATGTTAGAACTTTGCTAGCGAATCGTGGAGTGAAAAAAGATTTGGCGTGTAGTTGGATTGAATTAAAAGGTCATGTTTATCGGTTCGTATATAATGATCGATCTCATATCCAATTGGAGGAGTTACACAAAATGTTGGGGAGCTTGTCTGCTACAATGGAGATTTTCGGCTAA